From the genome of Nasonia vitripennis strain AsymCx chromosome 1, Nvit_psr_1.1, whole genome shotgun sequence, one region includes:
- the LOC100678540 gene encoding uncharacterized protein LOC100678540, which yields MSISKSVIALALCFLLSTESVFSKVEKCYQCDSATDVDCALNRKQEKFIFNCKDTPTGEGFFNLNENIADVEFLCVKAIITKSFFGNKTLKMLVHGCGTKDTCNEKPDPKTGITLVECNTCTSDLCNSS from the exons ATGTCTATTTCAAAGAGTGTGATTGCGTTGGCGCTGTGTTTCTTGCTTTCCACTGAGTCAg TATTTTCTAAGGTTGAGAAATGCTATCAGTGTGATTCTGCGACAGACGTCGATTGTGCACTAAAtcgaaaacaagaaaaattcatctttAATTGTAAAGATACTCCAACCGGAGAAG GATTTTTCAATCTCAATGAAAATATAGCCGACGTCGAATTCCTCTGCGTTAAAGCGATAATAA CCAAGTCTTTCTTCGGAAATAAAACCCTGAAGATGCTGGTTCATGGGTGTGGAACTAAAGACACCTGCAACGAAAAACCCGATCCCAAAACCGGAATAACACTTGTTGAGTGTAACACATGTACAAGTGATTTGTGTAATTCATCATAG